From the Iodobacter fluviatilis genome, one window contains:
- a CDS encoding homoserine kinase: MSVFTTVTAEDLGPFLKRYSIGSLLELKGIAAGITNTNYFVTTTHGRYVLTLFENLAADELPFYVNLMAHLADHGIAVAAPIANLADQYVDELNGRPTLLVQCVPGTVVDEPSAAQCFEVGEMLAQMHLAAGSYRGQMQNPRGAAWWNATAPLLFDLMSAADAALLRAELALQAGQDFADLPKGVIHADLFRDNVLMNGDHVGGFIDFYYACNDVLLYDLAITLNDWCVCESGDMDAERARALLLGYQGVRALKVDEIAAWPNILRAAALRFWVSRLYDFYKPAAGEMTFAKDPGHFQRVISAHAERQDFWL; the protein is encoded by the coding sequence CTGAAGCGTTACTCCATTGGCAGCTTGCTGGAGCTTAAAGGCATTGCCGCAGGGATTACCAATACCAATTATTTTGTCACGACCACCCACGGTCGCTATGTGCTGACCTTGTTTGAGAATCTGGCTGCAGATGAGCTGCCTTTTTACGTTAATTTAATGGCTCATCTGGCGGATCATGGCATTGCCGTGGCGGCACCGATTGCAAATCTGGCGGATCAATACGTTGATGAACTCAATGGCCGCCCAACCTTGCTGGTGCAGTGTGTGCCTGGCACGGTGGTGGACGAGCCAAGTGCAGCACAATGCTTTGAAGTGGGTGAAATGCTGGCGCAAATGCATTTGGCAGCAGGCAGCTATCGCGGACAAATGCAAAATCCGCGTGGTGCCGCTTGGTGGAATGCAACGGCACCCCTGCTGTTTGATTTGATGAGCGCGGCTGATGCCGCGTTGCTGCGGGCAGAGCTGGCTTTGCAAGCCGGGCAGGATTTTGCTGATTTACCCAAAGGCGTGATTCATGCGGATTTATTCCGCGATAACGTCTTAATGAATGGCGATCATGTTGGCGGTTTTATTGATTTTTATTACGCCTGTAATGATGTTCTTCTTTACGACTTAGCCATTACTTTGAATGACTGGTGCGTGTGCGAATCCGGTGATATGGATGCCGAAAGAGCCAGAGCCTTATTGCTGGGCTACCAGGGGGTTCGTGCTTTAAAGGTTGATGAAATAGCCGCATGGCCAAATATCTTGCGCGCCGCTGCCCTGCGTTTCTGGGTGTCGCGTTTGTATGATTTTTATAAGCCGGCAGCGGGTGAAATGACCTTTGCAAAAGACCCCGGGCATTTTCAGCGGGTCATCAGTGCTCATGCAGAGCGTCAGGATTTCTGGCTGTGA
- a CDS encoding FAD-binding oxidoreductase: protein MNTFLETLKGLLDTAGVLTGKDTAAYCLDQRRRYQGSALAVARPRSTAEVAAVIELCALHGIAIVPQGGNTSLCGGATPDASGTALVLSLERMNHILEVDPENNTMIVEAGAILADVQAAARAANRLFPAEWAASGSCRIGGALATNAGGVNVLRYGNMRELTLGLEVVLPSGEVWNGLRGLRKDNTGYDLKQLFVGSEGTLGVITRAVLRLYPLPTAHATALVAVSDPAAAVELLRGVQAAVGDRVTSFELISKPCFELLAKQCPALPHPFSPLPEWAVLVELSDGGDSHALTDQLAEVLHALACDNALLAQNSRQARDFWQLREHIPEAQRREGVSIKHDISVPVGNIPAFLNECGQQLALAFSDASIIAFGHLGDGNLHYNVFRTDKTAALYANEPAVNDIVYSCVAFHNGSISAEHGIGQLKRYHLAQYRNPLELTIMQQIKRVFDPKQIMNPGKVLID, encoded by the coding sequence GTGAACACATTTTTAGAAACGCTTAAAGGTTTGCTGGATACGGCAGGTGTTTTAACAGGCAAGGACACCGCAGCGTATTGCTTAGATCAGCGCCGCCGCTATCAGGGATCTGCGCTGGCTGTAGCTAGGCCACGTTCTACTGCTGAAGTGGCTGCGGTGATTGAGCTTTGCGCCTTGCATGGTATTGCTATTGTGCCGCAAGGGGGGAATACCAGCTTATGCGGCGGTGCAACGCCTGATGCATCAGGTACGGCGCTGGTGTTGTCGCTGGAGCGAATGAATCACATCCTTGAGGTTGATCCTGAAAATAACACCATGATTGTTGAAGCAGGTGCCATTCTCGCCGATGTGCAGGCTGCAGCAAGGGCTGCTAATCGCCTGTTCCCTGCCGAATGGGCTGCTTCTGGCTCTTGCCGTATCGGTGGTGCATTGGCCACTAATGCAGGTGGTGTCAATGTGCTGCGTTACGGCAATATGCGGGAGCTGACGCTGGGGCTTGAGGTGGTTTTGCCCAGTGGCGAGGTCTGGAATGGTTTACGGGGTTTAAGAAAAGACAATACGGGCTATGATTTAAAGCAGCTCTTTGTTGGCTCTGAAGGAACATTAGGTGTGATTACCCGTGCGGTTTTGAGGCTTTACCCGCTGCCAACGGCCCATGCAACGGCTCTGGTGGCGGTGAGCGATCCTGCTGCAGCGGTAGAGCTGCTGCGTGGGGTGCAGGCTGCAGTTGGGGACCGGGTAACTTCTTTTGAGTTGATTTCCAAGCCCTGTTTTGAATTACTGGCCAAGCAGTGCCCTGCCTTGCCGCATCCATTCAGCCCTTTGCCTGAATGGGCGGTGTTAGTAGAGTTGTCTGATGGTGGTGACAGCCACGCGCTGACCGATCAATTGGCAGAAGTTTTACATGCACTTGCTTGTGATAATGCTTTGCTGGCACAAAACAGCAGGCAGGCCAGAGATTTTTGGCAGCTTCGGGAACATATTCCTGAGGCGCAGCGAAGAGAAGGCGTAAGTATCAAGCACGATATTAGCGTGCCTGTGGGCAATATCCCTGCATTTTTAAATGAATGTGGTCAGCAATTAGCATTGGCATTCAGTGATGCGTCAATTATTGCTTTTGGGCATTTAGGTGATGGTAATTTGCATTACAACGTTTTTAGGACGGATAAAACAGCGGCATTGTATGCAAATGAGCCGGCTGTCAATGATATTGTTTATTCTTGTGTGGCGTTTCACAATGGCAGTATTAGTGCAGAACATGGTATTGGACAATTAAAGCGTTATCATTTAGCTCAATATAGAAATCCTCTAGAATTAACTATAATGCAGCAAATAAAACGAGTGTTTGATCCTAAACAAATCATGAATCCGGGTAAAGTATTAATTGATTAA
- a CDS encoding type I secretion system permease/ATPase produces MSESNPSHSKATDRPDWRVGEHQSRFDPLLDCLAELTRIHGQPWTCEALSAGLPLTDNLLSPSLVPRAAARAGLSARVVRRALQELPSSLFPVILLLKDRGACLLLEWTDDGMARICFPETGESSELVDAESLAALHNGIVIFVRPKFRFEARAPEHGAVRSRHWFWGVVKDNWRLYRDALLAALLINLLALAMPLFSMNVYDRVVPNHALETLWVLAVGALAVLCFDLILRTIRGHIIDVASKRIDVTLSALIMERVLGLRMEARPASVGSFVANLRAFESVRDFIASASITTLVDLPFVLIFLLVMVWISPWLAVPAMVGIVLVVGFTLLAQDKMQEMVELTQRASAQRNATLVEGLVGIETIKVMGAESEFQRRWERSTHFLAQIGSKLKLLSSTTVNFASFISQLVSVVVIIVGVYLLTENMVTMGGIIAASMLSGRALAPLGQVAGLLMQYQNARTSLAGIESHMKLPVERPANSNFLHRESFRGDIEFKNVSFAYAGNDEKVLNNVSFKLKAGEKMAIIGRIGSGKTTIEKLILGLYYPSEGAVLIDGVDTRQIDPAELRRAVGHVPQEPILFYGTLRQNIAMGAPFADDGSILAAAELAGVKEFSDLHPRGFDMLISERGDSLSGGQRQTVSIARAMLNDPPMLLLDEPTSAMDHLSEEKLKARLKAYITQKTLLLVTHRTSLLDLVDRLIVLDQGQVVADGPKAQVIEALQQGRIGRSS; encoded by the coding sequence ATGAGCGAGTCCAATCCCAGCCATTCTAAAGCGACTGATCGTCCTGACTGGCGAGTGGGAGAGCATCAGAGTCGTTTTGATCCACTTCTGGATTGTCTTGCCGAGCTGACACGCATTCACGGGCAGCCGTGGACGTGTGAAGCTTTATCGGCAGGCCTGCCTCTCACAGATAATCTGCTTTCGCCTTCTCTTGTGCCTCGTGCCGCCGCTCGGGCGGGGCTTTCTGCCCGAGTGGTCCGCCGCGCTTTGCAAGAGCTGCCAAGCAGCTTATTTCCCGTTATTTTGCTGCTTAAAGACCGTGGCGCCTGCCTGCTGCTTGAGTGGACAGACGATGGTATGGCCCGTATCTGCTTCCCTGAGACGGGTGAATCTTCCGAGCTGGTGGATGCTGAATCCTTAGCCGCATTGCATAACGGGATTGTGATTTTTGTCCGCCCTAAATTCAGGTTTGAAGCGCGTGCGCCTGAGCACGGTGCGGTGCGAAGCCGGCACTGGTTCTGGGGTGTAGTTAAAGACAACTGGCGTTTATACCGTGATGCTTTGCTGGCTGCGCTACTGATTAATCTTTTGGCACTGGCGATGCCGTTGTTTTCGATGAATGTATACGATCGGGTTGTGCCGAATCATGCCCTAGAAACATTATGGGTGTTGGCGGTAGGTGCATTGGCAGTGCTGTGTTTCGATTTGATTTTGCGCACAATTCGTGGGCACATTATTGATGTCGCGTCCAAGCGGATTGATGTAACGCTCTCTGCGCTGATTATGGAGCGGGTGCTGGGTTTGCGTATGGAAGCACGCCCGGCATCTGTGGGCTCTTTTGTGGCAAATCTGCGTGCTTTTGAATCGGTGCGCGATTTTATTGCCTCTGCGTCGATCACCACCCTGGTCGATTTACCCTTTGTGCTGATTTTCCTTCTGGTGATGGTATGGATTTCTCCATGGCTTGCCGTGCCTGCCATGGTGGGCATTGTGCTGGTGGTGGGCTTTACACTGCTGGCTCAGGACAAAATGCAGGAAATGGTAGAGCTGACCCAGCGTGCCTCTGCGCAGCGCAATGCGACTTTGGTTGAGGGGCTGGTGGGGATTGAAACCATTAAGGTGATGGGGGCAGAAAGCGAGTTTCAGCGCCGCTGGGAGCGATCCACTCATTTTCTGGCGCAAATTGGCTCCAAGCTCAAATTACTATCATCTACCACGGTTAATTTTGCTTCCTTTATCAGCCAGTTAGTCAGTGTGGTCGTTATTATTGTGGGTGTGTATCTGCTGACTGAAAATATGGTGACGATGGGGGGGATTATTGCGGCCTCTATGTTATCGGGCCGGGCATTAGCACCACTTGGGCAAGTCGCTGGTTTATTAATGCAATATCAGAATGCCCGTACTTCATTAGCCGGTATTGAATCGCATATGAAATTACCGGTTGAACGCCCTGCAAATAGTAATTTTTTACACCGGGAATCATTCCGGGGTGATATTGAATTTAAAAATGTGAGCTTTGCCTATGCAGGCAATGATGAAAAAGTATTAAACAATGTTTCATTTAAGTTAAAAGCTGGCGAAAAGATGGCCATTATTGGCCGTATTGGCTCGGGTAAAACAACCATAGAAAAACTCATTCTTGGTTTGTATTACCCAAGTGAAGGTGCAGTATTGATTGATGGCGTGGATACACGGCAAATTGATCCCGCTGAATTACGCCGTGCAGTGGGGCATGTGCCGCAAGAGCCGATCTTATTTTATGGCACGCTGCGTCAGAATATTGCTATGGGTGCACCCTTTGCAGATGACGGCAGTATTCTGGCTGCCGCAGAGCTGGCCGGGGTTAAAGAGTTTTCAGATTTGCATCCGCGTGGCTTTGATATGCTGATTTCCGAGCGGGGTGATTCATTATCAGGAGGCCAGCGCCAGACCGTTTCTATTGCCCGTGCCATGCTGAACGACCCTCCTATGCTGTTGCTGGATGAGCCCACCAGCGCCATGGATCATCTTTCTGAAGAAAAACTTAAAGCGCGCCTTAAAGCGTATATCACGCAAAAAACATTATTGCTGGTGACTCACCGAACCTCATTACTTGATTTGGTCGATCGTCTGATTGTGCTAGATCAGGGCCAAGTGGTGGCCGACGGGCCTAAGGCTCAGGTGATTGAGGCGCTGCAGCAGGGCAGAATAGGCAGGAGCAGCTGA
- a CDS encoding HlyD family type I secretion periplasmic adaptor subunit, which translates to MQIESAKPHFLRKKWQKLVSISSYWFDRYLFRGEAHDMVDHSDFVADADWVIVEQSPRGARILVWTSAVTVFVVLLWAGLAKIDEVTRGEGKVIPSRQIQVIQSLDGGIVKEILVREGQQVKMGQLLVTIDPTRFVSSLKENRAQYLSLKAKAARLEALSSGQPFVVPAEVQTESPEIVIQERGLYESRKAEMNALISGAQQQLVQRGQELNEARARREQAGQGYALTLRELEATKPLLKSGAVSDVEVLRLERDVSRYLGERDSASSQIPRIQSAMSEAGSKIREVELTFRNQARSELGETVGKLNSLTEGSVALADRVKQSEIRSPVNGTVKQLQVNTVGGVVQPGKDIIEVVPGDDALLLEARILPKDIAFLRPGAPAIVKFTAYDFSIYGGLDAKLEHISADTVVDEKGNAFYIVKVRTNASFLKAGDKKLPIIPGMVAEVDILTGKKTVLSYLLKPVLRAKSNALTER; encoded by the coding sequence ATGCAAATTGAAAGCGCCAAGCCTCATTTCTTGCGCAAAAAGTGGCAGAAGCTGGTGAGCATCAGCTCTTACTGGTTTGACCGGTATTTATTTCGTGGCGAAGCCCACGATATGGTCGATCACAGTGATTTTGTGGCTGATGCCGATTGGGTGATTGTTGAGCAGAGCCCGCGCGGAGCGCGCATTCTGGTCTGGACTTCCGCGGTTACTGTATTTGTGGTGCTGCTCTGGGCAGGTCTGGCCAAAATTGATGAAGTGACGCGTGGTGAAGGTAAAGTGATTCCTTCGAGGCAAATTCAGGTGATTCAGAGCCTAGATGGCGGGATTGTTAAAGAAATTCTGGTCAGAGAAGGTCAGCAGGTCAAAATGGGTCAGCTGCTGGTCACGATTGATCCCACGCGTTTTGTTTCATCGCTGAAAGAAAACCGGGCTCAGTATTTATCACTCAAGGCCAAGGCTGCACGGCTTGAGGCTTTGTCTTCGGGGCAGCCGTTTGTTGTGCCTGCCGAAGTTCAGACAGAATCACCAGAAATTGTGATTCAGGAACGTGGCCTTTATGAGTCCCGTAAGGCAGAAATGAATGCCCTGATTAGTGGTGCACAGCAGCAGTTAGTGCAGCGCGGGCAAGAGCTGAACGAAGCAAGAGCAAGGCGTGAGCAGGCCGGCCAGGGTTATGCTCTTACTTTGCGGGAGCTGGAAGCCACTAAGCCGCTTCTGAAAAGCGGCGCTGTTTCTGATGTGGAAGTCTTGCGGCTGGAGCGTGATGTATCACGCTATTTGGGCGAGCGAGATTCTGCAAGCTCGCAAATTCCGCGTATTCAATCGGCGATGAGCGAGGCAGGCAGTAAAATTCGCGAAGTAGAGCTGACATTCCGAAACCAGGCACGCTCAGAATTGGGTGAAACCGTAGGTAAGTTAAATAGCCTGACCGAAGGCAGCGTGGCACTGGCTGATCGCGTGAAGCAATCTGAAATTCGCTCCCCGGTCAATGGCACTGTTAAACAGCTTCAGGTGAATACCGTAGGCGGAGTTGTGCAGCCAGGCAAAGATATTATTGAAGTTGTGCCCGGGGACGATGCGCTATTGCTGGAGGCAAGGATTTTGCCGAAAGACATTGCTTTTCTGCGCCCTGGTGCACCAGCAATTGTGAAGTTTACTGCCTATGATTTCTCTATCTATGGCGGGCTTGATGCAAAGCTGGAGCACATCAGTGCAGACACTGTGGTGGATGAAAAAGGGAATGCTTTTTATATTGTAAAAGTAAGAACCAACGCTAGTTTCTTGAAGGCAGGGGATAAAAAACTGCCGATTATTCCAGGTATGGTGGCCGAGGTTGATATTCTGACTGGTAAAAAAACGGTGTTGTCTTACCTGCTGAAACCGGTACTCCGTGCAAAATCTAATGCGTTGACTGAGCGATGA
- a CDS encoding response regulator transcription factor — MNYSILTADPFLFAHVQQATQQALIRLDSLAALAGRSEGVVLIDLALAALPALNDPAWLSYTAEHQIIFVSSAPSDAEHLAALTAGARGYCHAYAASESLLAVINVVAAGGVWAGPAILQALIRSMNKLFAPKDTDAWMAPLTAREREVAILASNGNVNKDIARELGITERTVKFHLGLIFEKLKVSDRLQLALLAKGIR, encoded by the coding sequence ATGAACTACTCAATACTGACGGCTGATCCTTTTTTGTTTGCTCATGTTCAGCAGGCGACCCAACAAGCGCTGATCAGGCTGGATTCGCTGGCGGCTTTGGCCGGCCGCTCTGAAGGCGTGGTGCTGATCGATCTGGCGCTTGCTGCTTTGCCTGCGCTGAATGATCCGGCATGGCTGAGCTATACCGCAGAGCATCAGATTATCTTTGTCAGCTCTGCCCCTAGCGATGCAGAGCATCTGGCGGCACTTACGGCTGGCGCGCGCGGTTATTGTCATGCTTATGCTGCAAGTGAGTCATTACTGGCTGTGATAAACGTAGTTGCGGCGGGTGGAGTGTGGGCTGGGCCTGCTATTTTGCAAGCGCTGATTCGTTCTATGAATAAATTATTTGCGCCTAAAGATACCGATGCTTGGATGGCACCTTTAACTGCCCGCGAGCGGGAAGTGGCAATTCTTGCCTCAAATGGCAACGTCAATAAAGATATCGCCAGAGAGCTGGGGATTACCGAACGCACCGTTAAATTTCATTTAGGTTTGATTTTTGAAAAGCTGAAAGTGAGTGATCGCTTACAGCTGGCTTTGCTGGCGAAAGGGATTCGCTAG